One Phycisphaerae bacterium RAS2 DNA window includes the following coding sequences:
- the hslV gene encoding ATP-dependent protease subunit HslV, giving the protein MPRLTNYRSDPPSRRRPSAAADPMRIRSTTILSVRRDGRVAMGGDGQVTLGDSILKSDAVKVRRLHKDSVLAGFAGAAADAFALIERFEGKLEQFKGNTKRAAIELAKDWRTDRALRRLESLLAVADRECSLIIGGNGDVIEPSDGILAIGSGSTCALAAARALLAHTAVPAAQIVEAGLKIAGEINIYSNQHITVESL; this is encoded by the coding sequence ATGCCACGTCTCACGAATTACCGTTCCGATCCGCCGAGCCGGCGTCGACCGAGCGCCGCAGCCGACCCGATGCGCATCCGCTCCACGACGATCTTGAGCGTGCGGCGCGACGGCCGCGTCGCGATGGGCGGCGATGGCCAGGTCACGCTGGGCGACAGCATTCTCAAGTCCGACGCGGTGAAAGTCCGCCGGCTGCACAAAGACAGCGTGCTGGCGGGGTTCGCCGGGGCTGCCGCCGACGCCTTCGCGCTGATCGAGCGATTCGAAGGCAAGCTTGAGCAGTTCAAGGGCAACACGAAACGCGCCGCGATTGAGCTGGCGAAAGACTGGCGCACCGATCGCGCGTTGCGGCGACTGGAAAGCCTGCTCGCCGTCGCGGATCGCGAATGCAGTCTCATCATCGGCGGTAACGGCGATGTGATCGAGCCGTCCGACGGCATCCTCGCGATCGGCAGCGGATCCACTTGCGCGTTGGCGGCAGCTCGGGCGCTGCTGGCGCACACAGCGGTTCCGGCCGCGCAGATCGTCGAAGCGGGTCTGAAGATCGCCGGCGAGATTAATATCTACTCGAATCAACACATCACAGTGGAGTCGCTTTAG